The Cryptosporangium minutisporangium DNA segment CGGTGACCGGCGCGTCCGAGCCGAACTCCGCCACCCGGCTGGCGGCGTGGAAGGCTCCGCAGACGTAGAGCGCCTGTGAGCGGTCGAGGCCGGTTCGGGCGAGGTGCCCCCGAATCCGCGTCCACATGTACCGCTCGCGGTCTTCGTCCCGGTCGAGCTTCGCCGCCTTCGACGGCCGCAGACGCCGGAACAGGCTGCCGATCAGCACCATGACCTGCCGGTAGGTGTCGTAGTCGGCGCCGACCAGCGGCTGCTCGACGTACTGGTCCCACCACTCCGACCAGTGCCGGACCTTGCCGTGGTGGAGCAGGTGCTCCTCCAGTTCGGCGAAGCCCGGCCGCAGGTCGCCGATCTCCAGTCCGATCGCGTCGCCGTGCAGAGCCGCCTGATCTTCGGGCGCCTCGCTTTCTTCCGCCGCCTTGCTCTCGTCCGGGTTGGCGGTGGCGTGGGGCTCCTTCGGCAGCCACTGGAAGACGTGGTCGGTGGACCGGTCGACGAGCACCAGCTCGACACCGGGCGTCTCCAACGCGTACGAGATCGCCTGGTACTCCGCCGAGGCGGCGGTGATCGGCGCGACGACCGAGAGCGGCGCCCAGTCTTGCGGGTGGCCGTGCAGTTCCGACGCGAACGCCTGCAGCGCGACCGGCAACGTGCAGTTGCGCAGCTCGGACAGGAGCGGCTGGAAATCCTCGCAGAGCTCCAGGTAGATCACCGACGGCTGCTTCTGGCGCAGCCGCCGAACCATCGCCAGCGCGGACGCCGGGGAGTGGTGGCAGACCGGGAAGATCTCCAGCGGCTCGCGCAGCGCCCGGTCGACGTCGTCCACCAGGCCGGTGAGGATGCCGCCCAGGTCGCGCGTGTCGTCGGTGAACGCTTCCGCCGCTCCGACCAGTTGGTCGCGCAGTGCCGCGAAGACCCCGTCGGCCACGCCCGCGTCCGCGGCGGCCTCGGTGGCGACCGTGTCGGGGCGGGGCGTCACGAGAGCGTCGCGATCGCCTCGCGACCGCCTTCCAGGAAGCCCTCCCACTCGCCGGCCTCCTTCTTGCTGCGCTTCTCCACCGTGCCGTGCCAGTACTTGTTCAGGATCGCGAGGTCTTCCGGGCTACGCCGGGCCAGCGAGCCGACCAGCGACCGGGCGAGCGTGTCGGCGCGCAGAGCCCGATCGCCGAAGAACTGGCTGTGCAGGATCGCGTCCTCCAGCACACCGATCTGCTCGGCGGTCGACAGCGACGACTCCAGCTTCTCGTCGTCGCTGGTCGCCGACGCCGCGGCGGTGCGGAGGTCGGCGAAGCTCTGCAGGAGGATGTCGAGCAGCGTCGGCGGCACCTCCAGCTCGATCTCGTGCCGGCGCAGCAGCTCGACGGTCCGGAACCGGACGATCTCCGCCTCGCTCTTCTTGTTCGTCACGATCGGGATGCGGACGAAGTTGAACCGCCGCTTGAGCGCGGACGACAGGTCGTTGACGCCCCGGTCGTGGCTGTTCGCGGTCGCGATGATCGAGAAGCCGGGCTGGGCGAACACCGTGTTGATCGCATCGTCCTTGAGCTCGGGGATCGACACGTACTTCTCCGACAGGATCGAGATCAGCGCGTCCTGGACGTCGCTCGTCGTCCGGGTCAGCTCCTCGAAGCGCCCGATGACGCCGCGCTGCATTGCGGTCATGATCGGCGACGGGATCAGCGAATCCGGCGACTGGCCCTTCGCGATCACCATCGAGACGTTCCACGAGTACTTGATGTGGTCTTCGGTGGTGCCCGCGGTGCCCTGCACGACCAGCGTCGAGTTGCGGCTGATCGCCGCGGCCAGCAGCTCGGCGAGCCAGCTCTTGCCGGTGCCGGGGTCGCCGATCAGCAGCAGACCGCGGTCGGACGCGAGCGTCACGATCGCACGCTCGACGAAGCTGCGGTCACCGAACCACTTCTGCGCGACCGGGCGGTCGAGGCCGTCGGCGCGCTCGGAGCCCAGGATGAACAGCCGGACCATCTGCGGGCTCAGGCGCCACGAGAACGGCTTCGGGCCGGTGTCGATCGACTCCAGCCAGTCGAGCTCGTCGGCGTACTTCACTTCGGCGGGGGCCCGGAGCATGTCGGTCATGAGCAGCCTTTCACGTGAGGAAGTTCTTGAGCTCGAACACGAGCTTGTCGATGCGGCCGGAGATCACCGGCGTGCCGAGGGTCTTGAACCGGTCGCGGAACCAGGGGTTCACCTGCTGGCTGCCGGAGCTGGTCACCGAGCCGACCGGGATGAACTTCACGCCGGACCGGTGCACCGCCTGGATGCCTTCGAACAACGGCTGCGACCGGTCGAACTCGTAGAAGTCGGAGATCCAGATCATCGCGGTGTTCCGCGGGTCGGCGATCTTCGGCCGGGCCATCGCCATCGCGACCGGGCCGTCGTTGCCGCCGCCGAGCTTCGTCCGCAGCAGCGTCTCGAACGGGTCGTGGACCCACGGCGTGAGGTCGAGCGCCCGGGTGTCGAACGCGATCAGGTGCACGTCGACCTTGGGCAACCCGGCGAAGATCGACGCGAGGATCGTGCAGTTCACCATCGAATCGACCATCGAGCCGGACTGGTCGACGACGACGATCAGCCGGGACGGAGTGCTCTTCCGGGCGGTCTGCCGGTAGTACAGCCGCTCGACGTAGAGCCGCTCGTCCTCGGGGTTCCAGTTGGTGAGGTTCTTCCAGATCGTGCGGTTGACGTCGAGGTTGCGAAACACCCGCTTCGGCGGCACCGATCGGTCGATCGGGCCGACCGTGGCCTTCTC contains these protein-coding regions:
- a CDS encoding AAA family ATPase — protein: MTDMLRAPAEVKYADELDWLESIDTGPKPFSWRLSPQMVRLFILGSERADGLDRPVAQKWFGDRSFVERAIVTLASDRGLLLIGDPGTGKSWLAELLAAAISRNSTLVVQGTAGTTEDHIKYSWNVSMVIAKGQSPDSLIPSPIMTAMQRGVIGRFEELTRTTSDVQDALISILSEKYVSIPELKDDAINTVFAQPGFSIIATANSHDRGVNDLSSALKRRFNFVRIPIVTNKKSEAEIVRFRTVELLRRHEIELEVPPTLLDILLQSFADLRTAAASATSDDEKLESSLSTAEQIGVLEDAILHSQFFGDRALRADTLARSLVGSLARRSPEDLAILNKYWHGTVEKRSKKEAGEWEGFLEGGREAIATLS